From Pagrus major chromosome 9, Pma_NU_1.0, the proteins below share one genomic window:
- the mitd1 gene encoding MIT domain-containing protein 1 isoform X1 produces the protein MSENHVSGMEASAISVLKRAVELDHGGRFQESLVCYQEGIQLLMDVLKAAVKDDTKRGHYRDKIKGYMDRAEQIKAHVNQMKEDGKYHEQVKIAEDGIGYSYQALFKPYISSLLTEVWVEDPYIRHIHQLYNFLRFCEMLLKAPCKVKEIHLLTTQDETDSSQQRSALAEIKECLGTRGVTLDLQFSSTIHDREIRFDNGWIIKIGRGLDYFKRTKGRFSIGFCDYDLRQCHETTVDIFHTKHTKTL, from the exons atgtcagaaaacCATGTGTCAGGGATGGAGGCGTCCGCCATCTCCGTCCTGAAGCGGGCAGTGGAGCTGGACCACGGTGGCCGCTTCCAGGAGTCTCTGGTCTGCTACCAGGAGGGCATTCAGCTGCTTATGGACGTGTTGAAAG CAGCTGTGAAAGATGACACAAAAAGAGGGCACTACAGGGACAAGATAAAGGGCTACATGGACAGAGCAGAGCAAATCAAGGCTCATGTGAACCAGATGAAAGAAG ATGGGAAATACCATGAGCAGGTCAAAATAGCAGAGGATGGTATTGGGTACAGCTACCAGGCTCTGTTCAAGCCATACATCAGCAGTTTACTCACAGAGGTCTGGGTAGAGGATCCATACATAAGGCACATCCACCAA CTGTACAACTTCCTGCGGTTCTGTGAGATGCTGCTAAAAGCGCCCTGCAAGGTGAAAGAGATCCATCTCCTCACGACACAAGATGAA ACTGACAGCAGCCAACAGAGAAGCGCTCTGGCCGAGATCAAAGAGTGTCTCGGCACTCGGGGAGTGACTCTGGACCTGCAGTTCTCCTCCACTATACATGACAGGGAGATCAG GTTTGACAACGGTTGGATCATCAAGATAGGAAGAGGACTAGATTACTTCAAGAGAACAAAG GGACGATTCTCGATTGGATTTTGCGACTATGACCTCAGGCAGTGTCATGAGACCACCGTGGATATttttcacaccaaacacacaaagacactaTGA
- the txndc9 gene encoding thioredoxin domain-containing protein 9: protein MANQSIDILTKVLEQSAKLVEEKVDAQLSKLSEMDEDDLERLKERRLEALKKAQKQKQEWLSKGHGEYREIPSEKDFFSEVKDSKNVVCHFYRNSTFRCKILDKHLAILAKKHVETKFIKLNVEKAPFLTERLRIKVIPTLALLLDGKTKDYVVGFADLGNTDEFPTEMLEWRLGCADVINYSGNLMEPPTVTQRTSTKFTKVEKKTIRGRGYDSDSDSEDD, encoded by the exons ATGGCCAACCAATCAATAGATATCTTAACGAAGGTTTTGGAGCAGTCAGCTaagctggtggaggagaaggtggaTGCACAGCTGAGCAAACTGAGCGAAATGGATGAAGATGATTTGGAAAGACTGAAGGAGAGACGATTGGAGGCACTCAAAAAAGCCCAGAAACAGAAGCAG gagtgGTTGTCTAAAGGCCACGGAGAGTACAGAGAAATCCCAAGCGAGAAAGACTTTTTCAGCGAGGTCAAGGATAGCAAGAATGTTGTCTGCCACTTCTACAGAAATTCCACCTTCAG ATGTAAGATCCTCGACAAACACTTGGCCATCTTGGCAAAGAAGCACGTTGAGACCAAGTTCATCAAACTGAACGTGGAAAAGGCTCCATTTCTGACAGAGAGGCTGCGGATCAAGGTTATCCCTACGCTGGCTCTGCTATTAGATGGAAAAACAAAGGACTACGTGGTGGGATTCGCTGACCTGGGAAACACAGACGAGTTTCCCACAGAGATGCTCGAATGGAGACTCGGCTGTGCAGATGTTATTAACTACAG TGGTAACCTGATGGAGCCTCCTACAGTGACGCAGAGAACGAGCACAAAGTTCACAAAGGTGGAGAAGAAAACCATCAGAGGGCGAGGATACGACtcagattctgattctgaagatGACTGA
- the mrpl30 gene encoding large ribosomal subunit protein uL30m, whose product MSGVCRSLSSVSGKILTEARLLSPCPWFVSARSKFTKTRVPPEFLAERSQHHEKYGGDPDQPHKLHIVTRVKSVMRRPHWEKEMVKHLGLQKAHVPVIHKNTPSVNSQLKFVKHLVRIQPLKTPYGLPAEQDMADSFINSKGELIVRRLLQPAEPKAIES is encoded by the exons atgtcggGTGTTTGTCGCAGTTTGAGCTCTGTCTCAGGAAAG ATCCTGACAGAAGCTCGACTTTTGTCACCTTGCCCGTGGTTTGTGTCTGCACGCAGCAAATTTACTAAAACAAGAGTCCCACCAGAG TTTCTTGCTGAGAGATCACAGCATCATGAGAAGTATGGAGGTGATCCAGACCAACCTCATAAACTGCACATTGTGACACGGGTCAAAAGTGTGATGAGAAGACCGCACTGGGAGAAAGAGATGGTGAAACACCTGGGGCTTCAGAAG GCACACGTACCTGTGATTCACAAAAATACACCTTCAGTCAACAGCCAGCTGAAATTTGTCAAGCACCTTGTAAG GATCCAGCCGCTGAAGACTCCCTACGGACTCCCTGCTGAACAGGACATGGCTGACAGCTTCATTAACAGCAAAGGAGAGCTGATTGTTCGTCGCCTCCTCCAACCTGCAGAACCCAAAGCTATCGAATCTTAG
- the creg2 gene encoding protein CREG2 has protein sequence MRARYFPLAVFASVLCLCQSYTLRSSVSWVVSSNDVVEDADLSEEVAPALLVDSAGLWKQAYPSSNVLGDSVESPGELVKPENDNVAQMSSSRLFSYRLEKVKKSGGSGPPPPPHQETARTARYIAHYSDWGHLSTISTQDKIKGLPFGNIFSVSDGPLDNSTGVIYFYVTPMDNTVSDLKINPYASLTFSEAEGEFCRQMVYDPEDPRCARLTLTGKMVEVAPEELVFAKEAMFSRHPVMAKWPVGHKWFFMKLELIQVWLQDWIGGVSLIPLEDYFKASPF, from the exons ATGAGGGCCCGCTACTTTCCCCTGGCAGTGTTTGCCAGCGTCCTGTGCCTGTGCCAGAGCTACACCCTGAGGAGCTCCGTGTCCTGGGTCGTCTCCTCCAACGACGTGGTGGAGGACGCGGACCTGTCGGAGGAGGTCGCCCCGGCGTTGCTGGTGGACAGTGCGGGGCTGTGGAAGCAGGCTTACCCGTCCTCTAACGTCCTCGGAGACAGCGTGGAGAGCCCCGGAGAGCTCGTGAAGCCGGAAAACGACAATGTGGCGCAGATGTCCTCCTCTCGCCTGTTTTCATATCGGTTGGAGAAGGTGAAGAAGTCCGGGGGCAgcggtcctcctcctccccctcaccaGGAGACCGCCAGGACTGCCAGATACATAGCTCACTACAGTGACTGGGGACATCTGTCCACCATTTCAACTCAAGACAAG ATCAAAGGTCTCCCCTTTGGGAACATCTTCTCAGTGAGTGATGGACCGCTGGACAACAGCACCGGAGTCATCTACTTCTATGTGACTCCGATGGACAACACTGTATCAGACCTGAAGATTAATCCCTATGCTTCACTCACATTCTCAGAAGCTGAGGGGGAATTCTGCAG GCAGATGGTGTATGACCCAGAGGATCCAAGATGTGCTCGACTCACACTAACAGGCAAGATGGTGGAGGTGGCCCCAGAGGAGCTTGTGTTTGCAAAGGAAGCAATGTTCTCAAG ACATCCTGTGATGGCCAAGTGGCCAGTGGGACACAAGTGGTTCTTCATGAAGCTGGAGTTGATCCAGGTCTGGCTGCAGGACTGGATTGGAGGCGTATCACTCATTCCACTGGAGGACTACTTTAAAGCTTCGCCTTTCTAA
- the mitd1 gene encoding MIT domain-containing protein 1 isoform X2 yields MSENHVSGMEASAISVLKRAVELDHGGRFQESLVCYQEGIQLLMDVLKAVKDDTKRGHYRDKIKGYMDRAEQIKAHVNQMKEDGKYHEQVKIAEDGIGYSYQALFKPYISSLLTEVWVEDPYIRHIHQLYNFLRFCEMLLKAPCKVKEIHLLTTQDETDSSQQRSALAEIKECLGTRGVTLDLQFSSTIHDREIRFDNGWIIKIGRGLDYFKRTKGRFSIGFCDYDLRQCHETTVDIFHTKHTKTL; encoded by the exons atgtcagaaaacCATGTGTCAGGGATGGAGGCGTCCGCCATCTCCGTCCTGAAGCGGGCAGTGGAGCTGGACCACGGTGGCCGCTTCCAGGAGTCTCTGGTCTGCTACCAGGAGGGCATTCAGCTGCTTATGGACGTGTTGAAAG CTGTGAAAGATGACACAAAAAGAGGGCACTACAGGGACAAGATAAAGGGCTACATGGACAGAGCAGAGCAAATCAAGGCTCATGTGAACCAGATGAAAGAAG ATGGGAAATACCATGAGCAGGTCAAAATAGCAGAGGATGGTATTGGGTACAGCTACCAGGCTCTGTTCAAGCCATACATCAGCAGTTTACTCACAGAGGTCTGGGTAGAGGATCCATACATAAGGCACATCCACCAA CTGTACAACTTCCTGCGGTTCTGTGAGATGCTGCTAAAAGCGCCCTGCAAGGTGAAAGAGATCCATCTCCTCACGACACAAGATGAA ACTGACAGCAGCCAACAGAGAAGCGCTCTGGCCGAGATCAAAGAGTGTCTCGGCACTCGGGGAGTGACTCTGGACCTGCAGTTCTCCTCCACTATACATGACAGGGAGATCAG GTTTGACAACGGTTGGATCATCAAGATAGGAAGAGGACTAGATTACTTCAAGAGAACAAAG GGACGATTCTCGATTGGATTTTGCGACTATGACCTCAGGCAGTGTCATGAGACCACCGTGGATATttttcacaccaaacacacaaagacactaTGA
- the cracdla gene encoding uncharacterized protein cracdla: MESFCGDTEESTEDIAGRKKSKLKSLKTRLFGRSKRAGAEEDVKLSQSASDITAGKDLGSEEDLTCPQGMMGSRALSHDSIFQADEVLTEAEPARVLSQENVHSKIKALQMKLQLQKLHLGPPPLVLPVRRPEDQESRSEDDSHPHSPSEISRGDVTMQGTLSKTMPQPFTRALSPNHKPAPTKSATPSHPLPPSVSSNSSVVEPPLDFSSPAQSTPCLDSSFARHRMSVKPRNQRASTKKRLTTTDSRSHLNNIDHPESMTEEEQPLNTQEEVTLETEQEGAVIKSERVPSKSPEVVQITPEAATRSSSQTFPQQDQAVPGRVHSLPPQILRVKPHRPADVRPSERPHSSFIPSEVKDKREAGLEIQTMSHDKRNTPNKAGMTEASSDQLSNALSSAVALRSSSAHQSDETESMRAIKRPAAGAGSFHFSITTAKNRDGERPRSGSFVGVLEKIEARHKMEEKPFSSMKEKAELRDSQPRGGSFAVGRLRQEGAAHKSSVVPWDKRDSFKKVETVTPSKNVTTDTGAAEEKEVESSQELVEEAVEAREVEEDEGKTAFGIKLRSTSQSIRFRSDASSNQTSKSPVCEEQSEQQKRQEMSDNAGNMSKKLSNISSTPSTGGDPQLADRAPSGFSIPVKHNPPSTCDPHIKPTDAQTTSLNPKEVETAHVEPQPGPQVAPQTAPSEVSWMSLAMEKTRSLQQLFTSRFPRDFTGTQAVARPQAQAQTTNQTETPTAAQIQTQSVKIQRSTTPPEAANQPSADAVKAESRSQAHTVKPSLVLVQQKTSTTSPIQSNTSREAQPSKQSHPTTTQFASQSVQTNPWTTQSPVHSSLTETSSQSAQGSITQSLAQSYLSSGQLQQQQQQQQQQQPPWSSRGGLHSTNQLKSTTSASAPASSAAPVSTSSSATPPPPLVSVLGRGEREATVQEKEGALLSGRRPVWAGSVSERAAFLEKQAESTTTPGTKGVDVKKAQTEAQTSGESPAPAKTTPLNKDTKQEGRQGDKPAESSPTKVPDRPREDKWLRKNVQPSSSPSSSPPMSDSGQPSWMELAKRKSMAWSDKSME; this comes from the exons ATGGAGTCTTTCTGTGGAGATACAGAAGAAAGCACAGAGGACATTGCAG GACGTAAAAAGTCCAAGCTTAAGTCTCTGAAAACTCGCCTCTTCGGGAGGAGTAAGAGAGCAGGTGCAGAGGAAGACGTCAAACTCAGCCAGTCAGCCAGCGACATTACAGCCGGAAAAGATCTGGGATCAGAGGAAGATTTGAC ATGCCCCCAGGGGATGATGGGATCACGGGCACTGTCCCATGACAGCATCTTTCAGGCAGATGAGGTCCTGACAGAGGCTGAACCAGCCAGGGTCTTATCACAGGAGAATGTTCACAGCAAGATCAAAGCTCTGCAG ATGAAGCTCCAGCTGCAGAAGCTGCATTTGGGGCCGCCTCCTCTGGTTCTGCCAGTCAGACGACCGGAGGATCAGGAAAGCCGCTCTGAGGATGACAGTCATCCCCACAGCCCCTCTGAGATTTCTAGAGGGGATGTCACAATGCAGGGAACCCTCAGCAAG acTATGCCCCAACCGTTCACTCGAGCACTCTCGCCCAACCACAAACCTGCACCGACCAAATCTGCGACTCCATCCCATCCTTTGCCACCTTCTGTCTCCTCCAATTCTTCTGTTGTTGAGCCTCCACTGGACTTCAGCTCCCCAGCCCAGTCCACCCCCTGCCTGGATAGCTCTTTTGCACGCCACCGGATGTCTGTCAAGCCCAGAAACCAGAGGGCCAGCACCAAGAAGAGACTCACCACA actGACTCCAGGTCTCACTTAAACAACATCGACCACCCTGAGTCTATGACAGAAGAAGAGCAGCCGCTCAATACTCAAGAGGAGGTGACGCTGGAAAcagaacaagaaggagctgtcATAAAGTCTGAGCGTGTTCCTTCAAAATCTCCAGAGGTGGTGCAAATCACTCCAGAGGCAGCAACCAGATCATCCAGCCAAACCTTTCCCCAACAGGACCAAGCTGTCCCTGGCAGAGTGCACTCTCTGCCCCCGCAGATACTCAGAGTTAAGCCTCACAGGCCAGCGGATGTGAGGCCTAGTGAACGGCCACACTCATCATTTATACCGTCAGAAGTAAAGGACAAAAGAGAGGCGGGGCTTGAGATACAAACAATGTCCCATGACAAGAGAAATACTCCAAACAAGGCTGGAATGACCGAAGCCTCCTCTGACCAGCTCTCGAATGCCCTCAGCTCAGCTGTGGCACTCAGGTCTTCTTCTGCTCACCAGTCAGATGAGACAGAAAGCATGAGAGCAATAAAGAGACCTGCTGCAGGGGCCGGGTCCTTCCATTTCTCCATCACCACTGCCAAAAACCGAGATGGAGAAAGACCCCGATCAGGCAGTTTTGTGGGAGTGCTGGAGAAGATTGAAGCCCGGCACAAGATGGAGGAAAAACCCTTTTCAAGCATGAAGGAAAAGGCAGAACTAAGAGACTCACAGCCAAGAGGGGGCTCCTTTGCAGTGGGAAGACTTAGACAGGAGGGGGCTGCACACAAAAGCTCAGTTGTTCCATGGGACAAGAGGGACAGCTTCAAAAAGGTGGAAACAGTGACACCATCTAAAAATGTAACCACAGATACAGGCGCCGCTGAGGAGAAAGAAGTGGAGAGCAGCCAGGAGTTGGTAGAAGAGGCAGTGGAAGCACGGGAGGTCGAGGAGGACGAAGGAAAGACAGCGTTCGGTATTAAACTGCGCTCCACATCTCAGTCGATTAGATTTCGGTCTGATGCCTCTTCTAACCAGACCTCAAAGTCACCAGTGTGTGAGGAGCAAAGTGAGCaacaaaaaagacaggaaatgagcGATAATGCTGGGAATATGAGtaaaaaactgtcaaacatcTCATCAACACCATCCACCGGTGGAGACCCTCAACTGGCCG ATCGAGCCCCATCTGGCTTCTCCATTCCAGTCAAGCATAACCCGCCATCGACCTGCGATCCTCACATCAAGCCAACAGACGCCCAAACAACCTCTTTAAACCCAAAAGAAGTTGAAACTGCCCATGTGGAGCCCCAGCCTGGCCCCCAAGTGGCTCCCCAAACGGCCCCATCTGAGGTGTCCTGGATGAGCTTGGCGATGGAAAAGACCAGAAGCCTCCAGCAGCTTTTCACTAGCAGATTTCCAAGGGATTTTACAGGCACGCAGGCAGTGGCTCGACCACAAGCACAGGCGCagacaacaaatcaaacagagaCACCGACTGCtgcacaaatacagacacagtCTGTAAAAATACAACGAAGTACAACACCACCTGAGGCTGCAAATCAACCATCAGCTGATGCAGTTAAGGCAGAAAGTAGAAGTCAAGCACACACTGTCAAACCGTCACTTGTTTTAGTGCAACAAAAGACGTCCACGACATCTCCCATTCAGTCAAACACCTCTAGAGAAGCACAACCATCCAAACAGTCACATCCAACTACAACTCAGTTTGCCTCACAGTCTGTTCAGACCAACCCGTGGACGACCCAGTCTCCCGTGCACTCTTCCCTAACAGAGACCTCATCTCAGTCTGCACAGGGGAGCATCACACAGTCTCTTGCACAATCTTACCTTTCCTCTGGCCAgctgcagcaacagcaacagcaacagcaacagcagcagccccCCTGGAGCAGTCGAGGAGGTCTTCACTCCACCAATCAGCTCAAATCTACAACCTCAGCTTCAGCTCCAGCTTCATCTGCAGCTCCAGTTTCTACCAGCTCATCAGCTACACCGCCTCCTCCTCTAGTTTCTGTCTTGGGAAGAGGGGAAAGAGAAGCCACCGTGCAGGAAAAAGAGGGTGCACTGCTGTCAGGAAGACGGCCAGTTTGGGCTGGGTCAGTGAGTGAGAGGGCTGCTTTTTTGGAGAAACAGGCAGAGTCGACAACTACACCTGGAACCAAGGGG GTGGACGTGAAGAAAGCTCAAACAGAGGCGCAGACATCAGGTGAATCCCCTGCCCCGGCAAAAACCACTCCTctgaacaaagacacaaaacaagaagGAAGACAAGGAGACAAACCTGCAG AGTCGAGTCCCACCAAAGTTCCAGACAGACCTCGTGAGGACAAATGGCTGCGGAAGAATGTGCAGCCATCTTCATCGCCCTCATCGTCACCCCCAATGTCTGACAGTGGCCAGCCATCCTGGATGGAACTGGCGAAAAGAAAGTCTATGGCCTGGAGTGATAAGTCCATGGAGTGA